From one Streptomyces sp. CA-210063 genomic stretch:
- a CDS encoding SDR family NAD(P)-dependent oxidoreductase — translation MTTGLVPDLFAGQCVLVTGGTSGIGAATADLLAELGAEVHALGLPPADADELPRHKRVDIVEQDVTDRDGLVDRIEAYDRIDHLVACAGLSRDRDEYDLGWWDQVLEVNLTSAMVACQATRPLLAGQGGSIVTVSSMFGFFGSRDRPAYSASKGGISQLTRSLAAEYAADGIRVNAVAPGFVTTPLARGLLDDPDAAHAVLARVPLGRFGRPREIASVIAFLCSPAASYVNGAVLPVDGGYLTV, via the coding sequence ATGACCACCGGACTCGTCCCCGACCTCTTCGCCGGCCAGTGCGTCCTGGTGACCGGAGGCACCTCCGGCATCGGCGCGGCCACCGCCGACCTGCTCGCCGAACTCGGAGCCGAGGTGCACGCCCTCGGACTGCCGCCGGCCGACGCCGACGAGCTGCCCCGCCACAAGCGAGTCGACATCGTGGAGCAGGACGTCACGGACCGGGACGGCCTCGTCGACCGGATCGAGGCTTACGACCGCATCGACCACCTCGTAGCCTGCGCCGGGCTCAGCCGGGACCGCGACGAATACGACCTCGGATGGTGGGACCAGGTGCTGGAGGTCAACCTCACCTCGGCCATGGTCGCGTGCCAGGCGACACGCCCGCTGCTCGCCGGCCAGGGCGGCAGCATCGTCACCGTCTCGTCGATGTTCGGTTTCTTCGGCAGCCGAGACAGGCCGGCCTACAGCGCCAGCAAGGGCGGCATCTCCCAGCTGACCCGGTCCCTGGCTGCCGAGTACGCCGCGGACGGCATCCGTGTGAACGCGGTGGCACCGGGCTTCGTCACCACTCCGCTCGCCCGCGGTCTGCTCGACGACCCTGACGCCGCGCACGCTGTGCTCGCGCGAGTCCCGCTCGGACGGTTCGGCCGGCCGCGGGAGATCGCGTCAGTGATCGCCTTCCTCTGCTCGCCCGCCGCCTCCTACGTCAACGGCGCGGTCCTCCCGGTCGACGGCGGCTACCTGACTGTCTGA